A stretch of Spirosoma oryzicola DNA encodes these proteins:
- a CDS encoding glycoside hydrolase family 125 protein produces the protein MNRRHFIQQSSLVSAGLLVNQPAVWATSAPDFPVVRTATGQRNFKSAAVDQTIERMHKTIRDPELAWLFENCFPNTLDTTVQFSSRDGKPDTFVITGDIDAMWLRDSTAQVWPYLPLIKQDKPLQQLIEGVIRRQAECIRRDPYANAFYADATKEGEWKKDVTAMKPGLHERKWELDSLCYPIRLAHQYWKLTGDTSPFDANWLQAMKLALQTCREQQRKTNRGPYRFSRTTSWSTDTVPGDGYGNASRPIGLIHSIFRPSDDATVFPFYVPSNWFAVVSFRQLATMIDQMHKNEAAFASDCRALSNEIEGALKQHAIYNHPKYGKIYALEVDGYGNYLLQDDANVPNLLGLPYLGAFPASDPIYKNTRRFVLSADNPYFFKGKAAEGIGSPHTLVQNIWPMSLIMRGLTSTDDAEILAQLRQLKQNHAGTGFMHESFNQDDPTKFTRKWFAWANTLFGEFVLKVAAERPHLLSKPL, from the coding sequence ATGAATCGCCGTCATTTTATCCAACAGTCCAGCTTAGTCAGTGCCGGATTACTCGTCAATCAGCCTGCCGTCTGGGCAACCTCAGCGCCCGATTTTCCCGTTGTTCGAACGGCTACCGGTCAGCGGAATTTCAAGAGTGCTGCCGTTGACCAAACAATTGAGCGGATGCACAAAACCATCCGTGATCCTGAACTAGCCTGGCTGTTCGAAAACTGCTTTCCCAACACGCTCGATACTACGGTTCAGTTCAGTAGCCGCGACGGCAAGCCCGATACGTTTGTGATTACCGGTGATATTGACGCTATGTGGTTGCGCGACAGTACGGCGCAGGTCTGGCCTTATTTACCGCTCATCAAGCAGGATAAGCCTTTACAGCAACTCATTGAGGGGGTTATTCGCCGACAGGCCGAGTGCATTCGTCGCGATCCGTATGCCAATGCTTTCTACGCCGATGCGACCAAAGAAGGCGAATGGAAAAAAGACGTTACGGCCATGAAACCCGGCCTCCATGAGCGCAAATGGGAACTGGATTCGCTTTGTTACCCGATCCGGCTGGCTCATCAGTACTGGAAATTGACGGGCGATACGAGTCCCTTCGATGCCAACTGGCTACAAGCTATGAAGCTGGCCTTGCAAACTTGCCGGGAGCAACAGCGCAAAACAAACCGGGGACCTTATCGATTTAGTCGCACGACGTCCTGGTCAACGGATACGGTTCCGGGCGATGGTTATGGCAATGCATCCCGCCCAATTGGTTTGATCCACAGCATTTTCCGCCCATCGGATGACGCGACGGTTTTCCCGTTCTACGTGCCATCAAACTGGTTTGCGGTGGTTTCCTTCCGGCAATTGGCGACTATGATCGACCAGATGCACAAAAACGAAGCTGCGTTTGCCAGCGATTGTCGGGCGCTGTCCAACGAAATCGAAGGCGCGCTGAAACAGCATGCTATTTACAATCACCCGAAATACGGCAAAATCTACGCGCTGGAAGTGGACGGCTACGGCAACTACCTGCTTCAGGACGATGCCAACGTACCGAACCTGCTGGGCTTACCGTACCTGGGTGCATTTCCTGCCAGCGATCCGATTTACAAAAACACCCGCCGTTTTGTGCTCAGCGCCGACAATCCGTATTTCTTCAAAGGTAAAGCCGCCGAAGGGATCGGTAGCCCGCATACGCTGGTACAAAACATCTGGCCAATGAGTCTGATCATGCGCGGGCTAACATCTACCGACGATGCAGAAATACTGGCGCAGCTTCGTCAGCTCAAGCAAAACCACGCGGGCACAGGTTTCATGCACGAATCGTTCAATCAGGACGACCCGACTAAATTTACCCGGAAGTGGTTTGCCTGGGCCAACACGCTCTTCGGTGAGTTTGTGTTAAAAGTAGCAGCCGAACGGCCTCATCTGTTGAGCAAGCCGCTGTAA
- a CDS encoding NUDIX hydrolase yields MIHYTHPNRILVALDCIIFGFDGEEIKLLLIKRNFEPEKGKWSLMGGFLNETEDLEAASQRILYELTGLTNNYLEQLQTFGAVNRDPVERTISVIYYALVNIEQQDVNAIKAHNAYWISLTNKPELIFDHDAMVEQALQRLRYKAALHAIGFELLPEKFTIPQLQKLYEAIYKTQLDRRNFSRKIMSTGLLESTGEKDTNSATKKGQLYRLNSEKYQRYLTDYVSFFPELTLS; encoded by the coding sequence ATGATTCATTATACGCATCCAAACCGGATTTTGGTAGCACTGGACTGCATTATCTTCGGCTTCGATGGCGAAGAGATCAAGCTTCTGTTGATCAAACGAAATTTTGAACCGGAGAAGGGTAAGTGGTCGCTCATGGGCGGATTTCTGAATGAGACCGAGGACCTGGAAGCCGCTTCTCAGCGCATTCTGTACGAACTCACCGGATTGACCAACAATTATCTGGAGCAGTTGCAGACCTTCGGTGCCGTAAACCGAGATCCCGTAGAACGAACGATCTCGGTAATCTACTACGCGCTGGTCAATATCGAACAGCAGGATGTTAATGCCATTAAAGCGCATAACGCCTATTGGATTAGCCTGACGAATAAACCGGAACTGATCTTCGACCACGATGCCATGGTTGAACAGGCACTGCAACGGTTACGCTACAAAGCCGCTTTGCACGCTATTGGCTTTGAGCTGTTACCGGAAAAATTCACGATTCCACAGCTTCAAAAACTCTACGAAGCGATCTACAAAACCCAACTCGACCGTCGCAATTTTAGTCGGAAAATCATGTCGACGGGTTTGTTGGAGAGTACGGGTGAAAAGGATACCAACTCGGCTACCAAAAAAGGCCAGCTCTACCGGTTGAATAGTGAAAAATACCAGCGGTATCTGACCGATTACGTTAGCTTCTTCCCCGAACTGACTTTATCATAA
- a CDS encoding ribulokinase, whose product MSNSYVIGVDFGTDSVRALIVDTQTGQAVGTHVHNYVRWKKGLYCNPATSQFRQHPLDYLEGLEASIRGALANASDDVRQHVVGISIDTTGSTPGPVDETGLPLALRPDFAENPNGMFILWKDHTANAEAEEINNLAHHWDIDYTKYVGGIYSSEWFWAKMLRTIRVDEAVRQHAFSWVEHCDWISAVLTGNTNPLTLRRSRCAAGHKALWHSEFDGLPSEEFLTQLDPLLAGQRDRLYHDTYTSDQSMGNLSAEWAQKLGLSTDVVTGVGAFDAHMGAIGAEIEPYAFVRIIGTSTCDILMAPNEEIGHRLIRGICGQVDGSVAPGMLGLEAGQSAFGDVYAWFARLITGPVRELLGDEAADTMSSQLIPHLSAQAEQLPVTANDLIALDWINGRRTPDANHTLKAAITGLNLGTDAPKIFKALVEATAFGSRSIVDRFLQEGVPISKVIAIGGVAKKSPFVMQTLADVLNKPIQVASSDQACALGAAMCAAVAAGIHPTMEAAQQAMGSGFDAEYQPRPEQVATYETLYQKYLQLGAFVENKPVSSSQSIAQYAQSESL is encoded by the coding sequence ATGAGCAATTCCTACGTTATCGGGGTTGATTTTGGCACCGACTCGGTCAGGGCGCTGATCGTCGATACGCAGACCGGTCAGGCCGTTGGAACGCATGTCCATAACTATGTCCGGTGGAAAAAAGGACTTTACTGCAATCCCGCTACTTCGCAGTTTCGCCAGCATCCGCTCGATTATCTGGAAGGGCTGGAAGCAAGTATCCGGGGCGCACTGGCTAACGCATCCGATGACGTACGACAGCACGTAGTCGGTATCTCGATTGATACGACAGGTTCGACACCCGGACCGGTGGATGAAACAGGGTTGCCGCTAGCGCTTCGGCCCGATTTTGCCGAGAACCCAAACGGGATGTTTATTCTCTGGAAAGACCATACCGCCAATGCCGAAGCGGAAGAAATCAACAACCTCGCTCACCACTGGGATATTGACTACACGAAATACGTCGGGGGTATCTACTCGTCGGAGTGGTTCTGGGCAAAAATGCTGCGAACGATCCGGGTGGACGAAGCGGTTCGTCAGCACGCGTTTTCGTGGGTCGAGCATTGCGACTGGATTTCGGCAGTGCTGACCGGCAATACGAATCCACTCACGCTTCGTCGGTCGCGTTGTGCGGCTGGTCACAAAGCGCTTTGGCACAGTGAGTTTGATGGACTACCTTCCGAAGAGTTTCTTACCCAGCTCGATCCTTTGCTGGCCGGACAGCGCGACCGGCTTTACCACGATACCTACACATCCGACCAGTCTATGGGAAACCTGTCGGCTGAATGGGCTCAAAAATTAGGGCTCTCTACCGACGTTGTTACTGGGGTTGGTGCTTTCGATGCGCATATGGGCGCTATCGGTGCGGAGATTGAACCTTACGCTTTTGTTCGGATCATTGGTACGTCAACCTGCGATATTCTGATGGCTCCCAATGAAGAAATCGGTCATCGGCTTATTCGCGGCATCTGCGGTCAGGTCGATGGGTCGGTTGCGCCGGGAATGCTCGGTCTGGAAGCGGGTCAATCGGCTTTTGGCGACGTGTACGCGTGGTTTGCCCGGCTGATTACCGGCCCGGTGCGCGAACTGCTGGGCGACGAAGCCGCTGATACCATGAGCAGTCAGCTCATCCCACATCTTTCGGCACAGGCCGAGCAGTTGCCCGTTACGGCGAACGATCTGATTGCGCTGGACTGGATCAACGGACGCCGGACGCCCGATGCCAATCATACGCTGAAAGCGGCCATTACTGGCCTGAACCTTGGAACGGATGCACCTAAGATCTTCAAAGCACTGGTCGAAGCGACGGCCTTCGGTTCTCGCAGCATTGTCGATCGTTTCCTACAGGAAGGCGTTCCGATCAGCAAGGTAATTGCAATTGGGGGGGTGGCCAAAAAATCACCCTTTGTCATGCAAACCCTAGCCGATGTGCTTAATAAACCCATTCAGGTGGCTAGTTCCGATCAGGCCTGTGCGCTGGGAGCCGCCATGTGTGCCGCTGTAGCCGCTGGTATTCATCCGACGATGGAAGCCGCTCAGCAAGCAATGGGTTCAGGCTTCGATGCCGAGTACCAGCCCCGTCCAGAACAGGTAGCGACCTACGAAACTTTATACCAGAAGTACCTTCAACTAGGCGCTTTTGTCGAAAATAAACCAGTAAGCAGTTCCCAATCAATCGCGCAGTATGCTCAATCTGAATCACTATGA
- the araA gene encoding L-arabinose isomerase: MLNLNHYEVWFVTGSQHLYGEETLRQVDAHSQIIAKFLDEASAVPVRVVFKPVVKTPDEIYAICQEANVAPNCVGIITWMHTFSPAKMWIRGLTVLKKPLLHLHTQFNRDIPWGDIDMDFMNLNQSAHGDREFGFMVSRMRLNRKVIVGFWQDESVVQKIGAWTRVAVAAYELKTMKVARFGDNMRQVAVTEGDKVAAEMTFGMSVNTYGIGDLVAVINQVTDGDIDRLVEEYADSYTLMDSLLKGGAQYSSLRDAAKIELGLRAFLKDGNFSAYTDTFEDLHGMAQLPGIASQRLMADGYGFGGEGDWKTSAMVRTLKVMAAGLPGGNSFMEDYTYHFDPVNPLVLGSHMLEICPSIADGKPSCEIHPLGIGGKADPVRLVFNAPAGPAINVSLIDMGNRFRLLVNEVEAVAVTEALPKLPVARALWKPMPDMQTGCAAWILAGGAHHTVYSQNLTTEHIEDFAEIFGVELVVIDKDTTLRQLKNELRWNEASYR, translated from the coding sequence ATGCTCAATCTGAATCACTATGAAGTCTGGTTCGTCACCGGAAGTCAACACTTGTACGGTGAAGAAACGCTTCGACAAGTAGATGCTCATTCCCAAATTATTGCCAAGTTTTTAGATGAAGCTTCGGCTGTTCCGGTACGGGTCGTTTTCAAGCCAGTCGTTAAAACACCGGACGAAATTTACGCGATCTGTCAGGAGGCCAATGTCGCACCCAATTGTGTAGGGATCATAACCTGGATGCACACGTTTTCGCCCGCTAAAATGTGGATTCGCGGACTGACGGTGCTTAAAAAACCATTGCTTCACCTGCATACCCAGTTCAACCGGGATATTCCCTGGGGCGACATCGACATGGATTTTATGAACCTCAACCAGTCGGCGCACGGCGACCGCGAGTTTGGGTTCATGGTATCGCGGATGCGCCTGAACCGGAAGGTAATCGTTGGTTTCTGGCAGGATGAGAGCGTTGTACAGAAGATCGGTGCCTGGACACGGGTGGCCGTAGCCGCTTACGAGTTAAAGACCATGAAGGTAGCCCGTTTTGGGGATAACATGCGTCAGGTAGCCGTGACAGAAGGCGATAAAGTAGCGGCCGAAATGACCTTCGGGATGTCGGTTAATACCTACGGAATCGGGGATCTGGTCGCGGTGATCAATCAGGTAACGGACGGGGACATAGATCGGCTGGTGGAAGAGTATGCCGATAGCTACACGCTGATGGATTCGCTGCTGAAAGGCGGTGCGCAATACAGTTCGTTGCGCGATGCGGCTAAGATCGAATTAGGCTTGCGGGCTTTCCTGAAAGACGGAAACTTTAGCGCCTACACCGATACGTTCGAGGATTTGCACGGTATGGCGCAGCTACCTGGTATCGCGTCGCAGCGGCTGATGGCTGACGGCTACGGTTTCGGGGGCGAGGGCGACTGGAAAACCTCGGCGATGGTGCGTACGCTAAAAGTGATGGCGGCTGGTCTACCGGGCGGTAACTCGTTTATGGAAGATTACACCTACCATTTCGATCCGGTAAATCCGTTGGTACTGGGCTCCCACATGCTTGAAATCTGCCCGTCCATTGCCGACGGTAAACCGTCCTGCGAAATTCATCCGTTGGGTATTGGCGGCAAAGCCGATCCGGTGCGGCTGGTGTTCAACGCTCCGGCGGGTCCCGCAATCAACGTATCGCTGATCGACATGGGCAATCGGTTCCGTTTGCTGGTCAACGAAGTCGAAGCGGTTGCCGTAACCGAAGCGTTGCCCAAATTGCCGGTAGCCCGCGCCTTGTGGAAACCCATGCCCGACATGCAAACCGGCTGTGCGGCCTGGATATTAGCGGGAGGGGCGCACCACACGGTCTACAGCCAAAACCTGACGACCGAACATATCGAGGATTTTGCCGAAATCTTTGGTGTCGAACTAGTTGTCATTGACAAGGACACAACCCTACGGCAGCTAAAGAACGAATTACGCTGGAACGAAGCGTCTTATCGATAA
- a CDS encoding alpha-N-arabinofuranosidase, with the protein MKKPFLTLALASLSLVGLAQNKVTINGDEGKHTINRHIYGHFAEHLGRCIYGGFYVGDNNKTIPNKNGVRLDVVDALKKMKIPNLRWPGGCFADTYHWKDGIGPKAKRPKIVNTWWGGVTEDNSFGTHDFLNMCELLGTEPYLAGNVGSGTVQDLSEWVQYVNFPSNSPMSALRQQNGRATPWNVKYWGVGNEAWGCGGNMKPDYYANIYRQYSTFMNGQVGKEKIFRIASGASSDDYNWTETLMKNIPGNMLEGVAMHHYSVFGWGENAKGSATEFTETDYAHTMNEALKMDEFVQKHSEIMDKYDPKKKVALVVDEWGAWYNVEPGTNPGFLFQQNTMRDAVLAGATLNIFHKHAERVRMANLAQAINVLQAVILTDGPKMLLTPTYHVLEMYNVHQDATMLPVDVKADDYKVGEYKMPAVSVSASRDKAGKTHISLVNIDAGKPQTFTVNLKGINAKSVSGRILTSAKVQDYNTFAQPNKVKPASFSGAKLTGDELTVTLPPVSVVVLEM; encoded by the coding sequence ATGAAAAAACCATTTCTTACACTGGCGTTGGCGTCGCTGAGTCTTGTTGGCTTAGCACAGAACAAAGTGACGATCAATGGGGATGAAGGCAAGCATACCATCAACCGGCATATCTACGGCCATTTTGCCGAACACCTGGGCCGCTGCATCTACGGCGGTTTTTACGTCGGCGACAACAACAAGACCATCCCGAACAAAAACGGGGTGCGGCTCGACGTGGTCGACGCGTTGAAGAAGATGAAAATTCCGAATCTGCGGTGGCCGGGCGGCTGCTTTGCAGATACGTATCACTGGAAAGACGGCATTGGTCCGAAAGCCAAACGCCCGAAGATCGTGAACACCTGGTGGGGGGGCGTTACAGAAGATAACAGCTTTGGTACGCACGACTTTCTAAACATGTGCGAACTGCTGGGCACCGAGCCGTATCTGGCAGGTAACGTCGGCAGTGGCACCGTGCAGGACCTCAGCGAATGGGTGCAGTACGTCAACTTCCCGAGCAATAGCCCTATGTCGGCCCTGCGGCAGCAGAATGGGCGGGCGACCCCCTGGAACGTCAAATACTGGGGTGTTGGCAACGAAGCGTGGGGTTGTGGAGGAAACATGAAACCGGACTATTACGCCAACATCTACCGCCAGTACAGCACCTTTATGAACGGGCAGGTCGGTAAGGAAAAGATCTTCCGCATTGCATCCGGAGCCAGTTCGGATGATTACAACTGGACCGAAACGTTGATGAAAAACATTCCCGGCAACATGCTCGAAGGTGTGGCGATGCACCATTACTCGGTGTTTGGCTGGGGTGAAAATGCGAAAGGTTCGGCCACGGAGTTCACCGAAACCGACTACGCCCACACCATGAACGAAGCCCTGAAAATGGATGAGTTCGTGCAGAAGCACTCGGAGATCATGGACAAGTACGACCCGAAGAAAAAGGTTGCGCTGGTCGTCGACGAGTGGGGTGCGTGGTACAACGTTGAGCCGGGTACGAATCCGGGGTTCCTTTTCCAGCAGAACACCATGCGCGACGCAGTACTGGCGGGAGCTACGCTCAATATTTTCCACAAGCATGCTGAACGGGTTCGGATGGCTAACCTGGCGCAGGCGATCAACGTACTACAGGCGGTTATCCTGACCGACGGTCCAAAGATGCTGCTGACGCCAACCTACCACGTGCTGGAAATGTACAACGTTCACCAGGACGCAACCATGCTACCGGTCGACGTGAAAGCTGACGACTACAAAGTGGGTGAGTACAAAATGCCTGCCGTGTCGGTTTCTGCCTCGCGCGACAAAGCCGGAAAAACGCACATTTCGCTGGTCAACATCGACGCGGGTAAGCCCCAGACCTTCACGGTAAATCTGAAAGGCATTAACGCGAAAAGCGTGTCGGGTCGTATTCTGACATCGGCTAAAGTGCAGGACTACAACACCTTCGCTCAGCCGAATAAAGTGAAACCGGCGTCTTTCTCCGGTGCCAAACTCACTGGTGATGAACTAACCGTAACCCTGCCCCCGGTGTCGGTGGTGGTGTTAGAAATGTAG
- a CDS encoding L-ribulose-5-phosphate 4-epimerase — MYKNLQDECYEANMQLPELGLVLFTFGNVSAVDRDKAVFAIKPSGVPYALLKPEDIVICDYDAKIVAGTMRPSSDTKTHALLYKTWDDIGGITHTHSTYAVAWAQAGMDIPIFGTTHADHTHQDIPCAPVLTDEMIQGDYEHETGNQIFDVFREKGLSHKEVEMVLLQNHGPFTWGKTAEKSVYNAAVLEEVARMAYMTLVINPDTPRIKDTLRLKHYERKHGKNAYYGQGC; from the coding sequence ATGTACAAAAATCTTCAAGACGAATGCTACGAGGCTAATATGCAGCTTCCGGAGCTGGGACTGGTGCTGTTTACGTTCGGTAACGTCAGTGCTGTCGATCGCGACAAAGCGGTATTTGCGATCAAGCCCAGCGGGGTACCGTACGCGCTGCTCAAACCCGAAGACATCGTTATCTGCGATTACGACGCGAAGATTGTCGCCGGAACCATGCGCCCCTCGTCCGATACGAAAACGCACGCGCTGCTGTACAAAACCTGGGACGACATTGGCGGAATCACGCACACCCACAGTACCTACGCGGTGGCCTGGGCGCAGGCGGGTATGGACATTCCCATCTTCGGCACGACCCACGCCGACCACACGCATCAGGATATCCCCTGCGCCCCGGTACTAACCGACGAGATGATTCAGGGCGACTACGAACACGAAACGGGGAACCAGATTTTCGACGTATTCCGGGAAAAGGGGCTGTCGCACAAGGAAGTCGAAATGGTGTTGCTGCAAAATCACGGTCCGTTCACTTGGGGGAAAACGGCCGAAAAATCAGTGTACAATGCTGCCGTGCTGGAAGAAGTGGCCCGTATGGCGTACATGACACTGGTGATCAACCCCGATACGCCACGCATCAAAGACACGCTTCGGCTCAAGCATTACGAACGCAAGCACGGCAAGAATGCCTACTACGGGCAAGGGTGCTGA
- a CDS encoding aldose epimerase family protein has product MKIVFQFTAVALLMGCLAMTSSSPESIDQNQKAGIEKSVFGQLPSGQTADLYTLRNAAGMTAKITNYGGILVSLVTPDKNGKFEEVTLGYDSLDPYVQSNPFFGALVGRYGNRIAKGQFTLDGKTYSLVTNNMGNHLHGGKVGFDKVLWTATPVDGKEPALKLAYTAKDGEEGYPGNLAVAVTYTLTNDNTLRIDYQATTDKPTVVNLTNHTYFNLTGGVKRDVLDHVVTLNADRFLPVDKTLIPTGELKPVAGTVFDFTKPTPIGARINDANDEQIKYGSGYDHCWLINGPETASKRVATVYEPTSGRVMEVRTTEPAVQFYTSNMLVSKAPGHGGVSYKKRDALCLETQHYPDSPNQPSFPTTELRPGQTYKTTTEYTFSTRK; this is encoded by the coding sequence ATGAAAATAGTCTTTCAATTTACAGCTGTTGCCCTGCTGATGGGCTGCTTAGCCATGACATCTTCTTCCCCAGAATCAATTGACCAGAATCAAAAAGCCGGAATTGAAAAGTCAGTGTTTGGTCAGTTACCCAGTGGGCAAACGGCTGATTTATACACGCTTCGCAACGCAGCCGGTATGACCGCCAAGATAACCAACTACGGTGGTATTCTGGTGTCGCTGGTAACACCGGATAAAAATGGCAAATTCGAAGAAGTTACACTGGGTTACGATTCACTGGACCCCTATGTACAAAGCAACCCCTTTTTCGGTGCTTTGGTGGGGCGCTACGGAAATCGAATTGCGAAAGGTCAGTTTACACTCGATGGAAAAACGTATTCGCTCGTAACGAACAACATGGGTAACCATCTGCACGGTGGTAAAGTCGGTTTCGACAAGGTACTCTGGACTGCTACGCCGGTCGATGGCAAAGAGCCCGCCCTGAAGTTGGCGTATACTGCAAAAGATGGCGAAGAAGGTTATCCGGGCAATCTGGCGGTTGCCGTTACCTACACGCTCACCAACGACAATACGTTGCGGATCGACTACCAGGCTACGACCGATAAACCAACCGTGGTGAACCTGACCAATCACACGTATTTCAATCTGACCGGCGGAGTCAAGCGCGACGTTCTCGACCACGTGGTGACGCTCAATGCCGATCGGTTTCTACCCGTTGACAAGACCTTGATTCCGACGGGCGAACTAAAGCCTGTTGCGGGTACGGTTTTCGATTTTACGAAGCCAACGCCGATCGGTGCACGGATCAACGATGCGAACGACGAGCAGATCAAATACGGATCGGGCTATGACCATTGCTGGCTGATCAACGGTCCTGAAACGGCGTCGAAGCGAGTTGCTACGGTCTATGAACCAACCAGCGGACGAGTGATGGAAGTGCGTACCACTGAACCCGCCGTTCAGTTTTACACGAGCAATATGTTGGTCAGCAAAGCGCCGGGTCACGGTGGAGTTTCCTACAAAAAGCGGGATGCGCTGTGCCTTGAAACGCAACATTACCCTGACTCGCCTAACCAGCCTTCTTTCCCGACAACCGAACTACGACCCGGCCAGACGTACAAAACGACAACCGAGTATACGTTCTCTACCCGGAAATAA
- a CDS encoding ScyD/ScyE family protein, producing MKTKLLSVFSLCALLAATSCQDHREPPASGQLPTPTTLASGLGAPIGLARDAKGQIWVTEAGAGRVSVITPDGNKYPVITGFSVTVSPENTPDGLNHLAYKDGMLYILHGVDDKLYKADVSNFKPGDPAMTVSQLSSEPIGQFVLNYKFKEDTDDSNLYNLTFAPNGDLYITDAAANAIIRRTPNGALSVFTELANIDNPTTVGPPKINVVPTSITFDGDKFLVTTLIGFPFPVGKARIYKISQDGSVDTFQEGYTTMVDLLLAPDKRIITLSVGEFGPQGFAQNSGNIKQTVNGQTTTLLTGLNYPTSIIAGTAANTYYVSSLIDGTVKKITY from the coding sequence ATGAAAACTAAACTGCTTAGCGTTTTTTCTCTGTGCGCTCTTCTGGCAGCAACCAGTTGTCAGGATCACCGGGAGCCACCTGCTTCGGGTCAGTTACCAACTCCTACCACGTTGGCTAGTGGCCTGGGCGCGCCCATCGGTCTGGCGCGTGACGCTAAAGGACAGATCTGGGTTACCGAAGCCGGAGCGGGTCGCGTATCGGTCATCACACCGGACGGCAATAAGTACCCGGTCATCACCGGTTTTTCGGTGACCGTTAGCCCCGAAAACACGCCCGACGGTCTTAACCATCTGGCTTATAAAGACGGTATGCTGTACATTCTGCACGGCGTCGATGACAAGTTGTACAAAGCCGATGTTTCTAATTTTAAGCCGGGCGATCCGGCTATGACGGTTAGCCAACTCAGCAGCGAGCCAATAGGTCAGTTTGTCTTGAATTATAAGTTTAAGGAAGATACCGACGATTCAAACCTGTATAACCTTACGTTCGCGCCCAACGGCGATTTGTACATCACTGACGCAGCAGCCAACGCCATCATTCGGCGGACCCCCAATGGAGCGTTGAGTGTGTTCACAGAACTGGCAAACATTGACAATCCAACCACGGTGGGCCCGCCTAAAATCAACGTTGTACCAACCAGCATTACGTTTGATGGCGATAAGTTTCTGGTAACTACGTTGATTGGTTTTCCTTTCCCTGTGGGCAAGGCTCGAATCTATAAAATCAGTCAGGACGGTAGCGTGGATACGTTCCAGGAAGGCTATACGACAATGGTAGATTTACTGCTAGCACCTGACAAGCGCATTATCACGCTTAGTGTTGGAGAGTTCGGTCCGCAAGGTTTCGCCCAAAATTCAGGAAACATAAAGCAAACCGTCAATGGACAAACGACAACATTACTAACGGGTCTTAATTACCCAACATCGATCATTGCAGGTACTGCCGCTAACACCTACTACGTCAGCAGCCTGATTGACGGTACGGTTAAGAAAATAACGTACTAA